In Candidatus Binatia bacterium, a single genomic region encodes these proteins:
- a CDS encoding transposase: protein MFSPDLWDIVRGYEVFDGNTTDVTTVKTIVGTMEARYGLAQRIWVMDRGMRSKSNVQWLQETGRRYLLGAPRSILDRFAEQVASPQGWQSVHDGVEVKLCREEGN, encoded by the coding sequence GTGTTCAGTCCCGACTTGTGGGACATCGTCAGGGGCTACGAGGTGTTCGACGGGAACACCACCGATGTCACCACCGTGAAGACGATCGTCGGGACCATGGAAGCGCGCTACGGGCTGGCCCAACGGATCTGGGTGATGGACCGGGGAATGCGCAGCAAGAGCAATGTCCAATGGTTGCAGGAGACCGGGCGACGCTATCTGCTCGGTGCACCGCGTAGCATCCTGGATCGCTTTGCCGAGCAAGTGGCGAGCCCGCAAGGCTGGCAATCGGTGCACGACGGTGTCGAGGTGAAGCTATGCCGGGAGGAAGGCAACC